The following proteins are co-located in the Vigna unguiculata cultivar IT97K-499-35 chromosome 9, ASM411807v1, whole genome shotgun sequence genome:
- the LOC114163963 gene encoding mechanosensitive ion channel protein 2, chloroplastic-like isoform X1: MLCSPRNLGLHFTSIGRSRDVRLYSNHGSCCFCQLGSGIPTIMKSLTRRAIMRSLTRRSISTMAMTMDMVAVSRSCNAIAGKPIAIPIIPGLGIIGFAVFGLEPLGRLGRKMFLQEGTDRSWKKSSAYYILTSYFQPMLLWTGVMLICRDLDPLVLSSETSQAMKQRLLSFVRSLSTVLTIAYCSSSLIQQAQKLCMEANDSSDERNMSIDFTGKAVYTAVWVAAVSLFMELLGISTQKWLTAGGLGTVLISLAGREIFTNFLSSIMIHATRPFVVNERIQTKIKGYEVSGKVEHVGWWSPTRIRGSDCEAVHIPNHNLSINVVRNLSKKSHWRIKTHLAISHLDVNKINSIIADMRKVLAKHPQVEQRKLHRRVFLENIDPENQALMILVSCFVKTSRSEEYLRVKEVILLDLLRVISHHRARLATPIRTVQKMYSDTDFDIDPFDDTVSSRSRSTKNRPFALIDPPYKVKPSTHSTITNEDRDGKVDETLPSDFKVDSDEFSVTPSSVQKTSKSQKSKKSKTTSKILSTSNESGSGETTTPSKLDDEKSDVSESSSSPSLGNSLEENIILDAALLGTERRTIAIDEELVDSIPSESQEVAAHQNGSELPIGKDKKDEQNRC, encoded by the exons ATGTTGTGCTCACCGCGTAACCTTGGACTTCATTTCACTTCAATTGGACGGTCTCGCGACGTTAGGCTGTACAGTAATCATGGAAGCTGTTGCTTTTGTCAG TTGGGTAGTGGCATACCTACAATCATGAAGAGTTTGACAAGGAGAGCCATCATGAGGAGTCTGACAAGGAGATCGATTTCGACGATGGCAATGACCATGGACATGGTGGCAGTGTCAAG GTCATGTAATGCTATAGCAGGAAAACCAATCGCGATTCCAATAATCCCTGGCCTTGGTATTATTGGGTTtgctgtttttggtcttgagcCTCTTGGGCGCCTGGGCAGGAAGATGTTTCTCCAAGAA GGTACTGATAGAAGTTGGAAGAAAAGTAGTGCATATTATATTTTGACATCTTATTTTCAACCTATGCTGCTGTGGACTGGAGTGATGCTCATCTGCAG GGATTTAGATCCACTAGTCCTATCATCAGAAACTAGTCAGGCTATGAAGCAACGGCTGCTGAGTTTCGTAAGATCTTTGTCAACAGTGCTTACTATTGCTTACTGTTCTTCAAG CTTAATTCAACAGGCACAAAAATTATGTATGGAGGCAAATGACTCCAGTGATGAAAGAAAT ATGAGCATTGATTTTACTGGGAAAGCTGTATATACTGCAGTTTGGGTTGCTGCTGTGTCATTGTTCATGGAGTTACTGGGTATCTCCACACAGAAGTGGTTGACTGCGGGTGGTTTGGGCACAGTATTGATTTCCCTTGCAGGTCGTGAG ATATTTACAAACTTCCTTTCGAGTATAATGATTCATGCAACTCGGCCATTTGTTGTGAATGAGcggattcaaacaaaaattaaaggaTATGAGGTTTCTGGTAAAGTTGAG CATGTAGGCTGGTGGTCACCAACAAGAATTAGAGGTTCTGATTGTGAAGCAGTTCATATTCCTAATCACAATTTGAGTATAAATGTTGTGAGGAATCTTAGTAAGAAATCTCATTGGCGTATAAAGACTCACCTGGCTATCAGTCACTTGGATGTTAACAAGATTAAT AGTATAATAGCTGATATGCGCAAGGTTTTGGCCAAACATCCTCAAGTAGAGCAGAGAAAATTGCACAGAAGGGTTTTTCTAGAGAACATTGATCCAGAAAATCAGGCTCTTATG ATATTGGTGTCCTGCTTTGTTAAAACTTCACGTTCTGAAGAGTACCTACGTGTAAAG GAGGTAATCCTCTTGGATCTTCTCAGAGTTATAAGTCATCATCGAGCTCGGCTAGCCACACCCATCCGCACAGTTCAGAAAATGTACAGTGATACTGATTTCGATATTGATCCATTTGATGACACAGTTTCTTCTCGTTCCAGATCAACAAAAAACCGTCCTTTTGCACTGATAGATCCACCTTATAAAGTTAAACCTTCAACTCATTCAACTATTACAAATGAGGACAGAGATGGTAAGGTAGATGAAACCTTGCCATCTGACTTCAAAGTAGACTCTGATGAATTTTCTGTGACACCAAGTTCGGTCCAGAAGACCTCCAAATCCCAAAAGTCCAAAAAGTCAAAAACAACATCCAAAATTTTGTCAACATCCAATGAGTCTGGTTCTGGAGAGACTACTACACCATCAAAGCTAGATGATGAGAAATCTGATGTTTCcgaatcatcatcatcaccatcacTTGGTAATTCTTTGGAAGAGAATATTATTCTTGATGCTGCTTTGCTGGGCACAGAGAGAAGAACTATTGCAATTGATGAAGAATTGGTTGACTCTATCCCTTCAGAATCACAAGAAGTTGCAGCCCACCAGAATGGAAGTGAACTTCCAATTGGCAAGGATAAGAAGGATGAGCAGAATAGATGTTGA
- the LOC114195931 gene encoding O-fucosyltransferase 31 isoform X1, translating to MKLQIFTQLNHSQKSAFAVVFVILLPVFFPDLFQPLGRASPSMFSEWIAPRPMHVDLLDGALQHQTSVELQTSLWSPLPFQGWKPCTERPKPPSLPEKSSGYIQVFLDGGLNQQKMGICDAVAVAKILNATLVVPHFEVNPVWQDSSSFEDIFDLDHFIDALRDEVSIVEEPPSDYSWSTREYYATGIRATRIKTAPLHATADWYIENVLPVLRSYGIAAIAPFSHRLTFNNLPSDIQRLRCKVNFEALIFVPHIKELGDAIIHRLRHTSVVNQAEVKDFPLEETDMVGKQQTGKFVVLHLRFDKDMAAHSACDFGGGKAEKLALAKYRQVLWQGRVLNSQFTDEELRSQGRCPLTPEEIGLLLAALGFNNRTRLYLASHKVYGGEARLATLSKLFPLMEDKKSLASTEELARVKGKASLLASVDYYVSMHSDIFISASPGNMHNALVAHRAYMNLKTIRPSMGLLGNLFHNKSISWPEFQRAVLDGHKNRQGQIRLRKEKQSIYTYPAPDCMCRE from the exons ATGAAGCTTCAGATTTTCACCCAACTAAACCACTCTCAAAAATCCGCTTTCGCCGTGGTTTTCGTCATTCTCTTGCCAGTTTTCTTTCCCGATCTTTTCCAACCACTTGGTCGTGCCTCGCCGTCTATGTTCTCT GAATGGATTGCTCCGAGGCCTATGCACGTGGATTTGCTAGATGGTGCTTTGCAACACCAAACT tCTGTTGAACTTCAAACTAGTCTCTGGTCTCCCTTGCCCTTCCAAGGATGGAAACCCTGTACCGAGCGTCCGAAACCACCTT CACTACCTGAAAAGTCAAGCGGTTATATACAGGTTTTCCTTGATGGAGGGTTGAACCAGCAGAAGATGGGG ATATGTGATGCTGTTGCTGTTGCTAAGATTTTGAATGCAACGTTGGTTGTCCCACATTTTGAAGTGAACCCTGTCTGGCAAGATTCAAG TTCATTTGAAGATATATTTGATTTGGATCACTTTATTGATGCCCTCCGTGATGAAGTGTCCATAGTGGAGGAACCTCCTAGTGACTATTCTTGGAGCACAAGAGAGTACTATGCCACAGGCATAAGAGCTACTAGAATTAAAACTGCACCCCTTCATGCTACTGCTGATTGGTATATAGAAAATGTCTTGCCTGTACTTCGGAG TTATGGAATTGCTGCTATTGCACCATTTTCTCATCGCTTGACATTCAACAACCTGCCATCAGACATACAGCGCCTCCGTTGCAAGGTCAACTTTGAAGCACTGATCTTTGTTCCACATATCAAGGAATTAGGAGATGCCATTATTCATCGTCTGCGCCACACTTCTGTTGTCAACCAAGCTGAAGTGAAAGACTTTCCACTGGAGGAAACTGACATGGTTGGAAAACAGCAAACTGGAAAGTTTGTTGTGTTGCATCTGCGTTTTGACAAA GATATGGCTGCTCATTCTGCCTGTGATTTTGGTGGAGGTAAAGCTGAGAAGCTTGCTCTAGCAAAGTACCGGCAGGTGCTTTGGCAGGGAAGGGTATTAAACTCTCAATTCACCGATGAAGAGTTGAGAAGTCAGGGACGCTGCCCACTGACTCCTGAAGAAATTGGATTGCTCCTGGCAGCTTTGGGTTTCAATAATAGAACACGGCTTTATCTCGCTTCCCACAAG GTTTATGGTGGAGAAGCTAGGCTAGCAACTTTAAGCAAGTTATTTCCTCTTATGGAAGATAAGAAGAGCCTAGCTTCCACAGAGGAACTGGCCAGAGTTAAAGGAAAGGCATCACTGTTAGCTTCTGTTGATTACTATGTCAGCATGCACAGTGACATCTTCATTTCTGCTTCTCCTGGCAATATGCACAATGCTCTG GTGGCTCATCGTGCTTATATGAATCTGAAGACTATCAGACCAAGCATGGGATTATTGGGGAATCTATTTCATAATAAAAGCATAAGCTGGCCAGAATTTCAACGAGCAGTTCTTGATGGACACAAGAACAGACAAGGGCAGATAAGATTAAGGAAGGAGAAGCAATCAATTTATACGTATCCTGCTCCTGATTGCATGTGTAGAGAGTAA
- the LOC114163963 gene encoding mechanosensitive ion channel protein 2, chloroplastic-like isoform X2, which produces MKSLTRRAIMRSLTRRSISTMAMTMDMVAVSRSCNAIAGKPIAIPIIPGLGIIGFAVFGLEPLGRLGRKMFLQEGTDRSWKKSSAYYILTSYFQPMLLWTGVMLICRDLDPLVLSSETSQAMKQRLLSFVRSLSTVLTIAYCSSSLIQQAQKLCMEANDSSDERNMSIDFTGKAVYTAVWVAAVSLFMELLGISTQKWLTAGGLGTVLISLAGREIFTNFLSSIMIHATRPFVVNERIQTKIKGYEVSGKVEHVGWWSPTRIRGSDCEAVHIPNHNLSINVVRNLSKKSHWRIKTHLAISHLDVNKINSIIADMRKVLAKHPQVEQRKLHRRVFLENIDPENQALMILVSCFVKTSRSEEYLRVKEVILLDLLRVISHHRARLATPIRTVQKMYSDTDFDIDPFDDTVSSRSRSTKNRPFALIDPPYKVKPSTHSTITNEDRDGKVDETLPSDFKVDSDEFSVTPSSVQKTSKSQKSKKSKTTSKILSTSNESGSGETTTPSKLDDEKSDVSESSSSPSLGNSLEENIILDAALLGTERRTIAIDEELVDSIPSESQEVAAHQNGSELPIGKDKKDEQNRC; this is translated from the exons ATGAAGAGTTTGACAAGGAGAGCCATCATGAGGAGTCTGACAAGGAGATCGATTTCGACGATGGCAATGACCATGGACATGGTGGCAGTGTCAAG GTCATGTAATGCTATAGCAGGAAAACCAATCGCGATTCCAATAATCCCTGGCCTTGGTATTATTGGGTTtgctgtttttggtcttgagcCTCTTGGGCGCCTGGGCAGGAAGATGTTTCTCCAAGAA GGTACTGATAGAAGTTGGAAGAAAAGTAGTGCATATTATATTTTGACATCTTATTTTCAACCTATGCTGCTGTGGACTGGAGTGATGCTCATCTGCAG GGATTTAGATCCACTAGTCCTATCATCAGAAACTAGTCAGGCTATGAAGCAACGGCTGCTGAGTTTCGTAAGATCTTTGTCAACAGTGCTTACTATTGCTTACTGTTCTTCAAG CTTAATTCAACAGGCACAAAAATTATGTATGGAGGCAAATGACTCCAGTGATGAAAGAAAT ATGAGCATTGATTTTACTGGGAAAGCTGTATATACTGCAGTTTGGGTTGCTGCTGTGTCATTGTTCATGGAGTTACTGGGTATCTCCACACAGAAGTGGTTGACTGCGGGTGGTTTGGGCACAGTATTGATTTCCCTTGCAGGTCGTGAG ATATTTACAAACTTCCTTTCGAGTATAATGATTCATGCAACTCGGCCATTTGTTGTGAATGAGcggattcaaacaaaaattaaaggaTATGAGGTTTCTGGTAAAGTTGAG CATGTAGGCTGGTGGTCACCAACAAGAATTAGAGGTTCTGATTGTGAAGCAGTTCATATTCCTAATCACAATTTGAGTATAAATGTTGTGAGGAATCTTAGTAAGAAATCTCATTGGCGTATAAAGACTCACCTGGCTATCAGTCACTTGGATGTTAACAAGATTAAT AGTATAATAGCTGATATGCGCAAGGTTTTGGCCAAACATCCTCAAGTAGAGCAGAGAAAATTGCACAGAAGGGTTTTTCTAGAGAACATTGATCCAGAAAATCAGGCTCTTATG ATATTGGTGTCCTGCTTTGTTAAAACTTCACGTTCTGAAGAGTACCTACGTGTAAAG GAGGTAATCCTCTTGGATCTTCTCAGAGTTATAAGTCATCATCGAGCTCGGCTAGCCACACCCATCCGCACAGTTCAGAAAATGTACAGTGATACTGATTTCGATATTGATCCATTTGATGACACAGTTTCTTCTCGTTCCAGATCAACAAAAAACCGTCCTTTTGCACTGATAGATCCACCTTATAAAGTTAAACCTTCAACTCATTCAACTATTACAAATGAGGACAGAGATGGTAAGGTAGATGAAACCTTGCCATCTGACTTCAAAGTAGACTCTGATGAATTTTCTGTGACACCAAGTTCGGTCCAGAAGACCTCCAAATCCCAAAAGTCCAAAAAGTCAAAAACAACATCCAAAATTTTGTCAACATCCAATGAGTCTGGTTCTGGAGAGACTACTACACCATCAAAGCTAGATGATGAGAAATCTGATGTTTCcgaatcatcatcatcaccatcacTTGGTAATTCTTTGGAAGAGAATATTATTCTTGATGCTGCTTTGCTGGGCACAGAGAGAAGAACTATTGCAATTGATGAAGAATTGGTTGACTCTATCCCTTCAGAATCACAAGAAGTTGCAGCCCACCAGAATGGAAGTGAACTTCCAATTGGCAAGGATAAGAAGGATGAGCAGAATAGATGTTGA
- the LOC114195931 gene encoding O-fucosyltransferase 31 isoform X2 codes for MVLCNTKLLLNFKLVSGLPCPSKDGNPVPSVRNHLVFLDGGLNQQKMGICDAVAVAKILNATLVVPHFEVNPVWQDSSSFEDIFDLDHFIDALRDEVSIVEEPPSDYSWSTREYYATGIRATRIKTAPLHATADWYIENVLPVLRSYGIAAIAPFSHRLTFNNLPSDIQRLRCKVNFEALIFVPHIKELGDAIIHRLRHTSVVNQAEVKDFPLEETDMVGKQQTGKFVVLHLRFDKDMAAHSACDFGGGKAEKLALAKYRQVLWQGRVLNSQFTDEELRSQGRCPLTPEEIGLLLAALGFNNRTRLYLASHKVYGGEARLATLSKLFPLMEDKKSLASTEELARVKGKASLLASVDYYVSMHSDIFISASPGNMHNALVAHRAYMNLKTIRPSMGLLGNLFHNKSISWPEFQRAVLDGHKNRQGQIRLRKEKQSIYTYPAPDCMCRE; via the exons ATGGTGCTTTGCAACACCAAACT tCTGTTGAACTTCAAACTAGTCTCTGGTCTCCCTTGCCCTTCCAAGGATGGAAACCCTGTACCGAGCGTCCGAAACCACCTT GTTTTCCTTGATGGAGGGTTGAACCAGCAGAAGATGGGG ATATGTGATGCTGTTGCTGTTGCTAAGATTTTGAATGCAACGTTGGTTGTCCCACATTTTGAAGTGAACCCTGTCTGGCAAGATTCAAG TTCATTTGAAGATATATTTGATTTGGATCACTTTATTGATGCCCTCCGTGATGAAGTGTCCATAGTGGAGGAACCTCCTAGTGACTATTCTTGGAGCACAAGAGAGTACTATGCCACAGGCATAAGAGCTACTAGAATTAAAACTGCACCCCTTCATGCTACTGCTGATTGGTATATAGAAAATGTCTTGCCTGTACTTCGGAG TTATGGAATTGCTGCTATTGCACCATTTTCTCATCGCTTGACATTCAACAACCTGCCATCAGACATACAGCGCCTCCGTTGCAAGGTCAACTTTGAAGCACTGATCTTTGTTCCACATATCAAGGAATTAGGAGATGCCATTATTCATCGTCTGCGCCACACTTCTGTTGTCAACCAAGCTGAAGTGAAAGACTTTCCACTGGAGGAAACTGACATGGTTGGAAAACAGCAAACTGGAAAGTTTGTTGTGTTGCATCTGCGTTTTGACAAA GATATGGCTGCTCATTCTGCCTGTGATTTTGGTGGAGGTAAAGCTGAGAAGCTTGCTCTAGCAAAGTACCGGCAGGTGCTTTGGCAGGGAAGGGTATTAAACTCTCAATTCACCGATGAAGAGTTGAGAAGTCAGGGACGCTGCCCACTGACTCCTGAAGAAATTGGATTGCTCCTGGCAGCTTTGGGTTTCAATAATAGAACACGGCTTTATCTCGCTTCCCACAAG GTTTATGGTGGAGAAGCTAGGCTAGCAACTTTAAGCAAGTTATTTCCTCTTATGGAAGATAAGAAGAGCCTAGCTTCCACAGAGGAACTGGCCAGAGTTAAAGGAAAGGCATCACTGTTAGCTTCTGTTGATTACTATGTCAGCATGCACAGTGACATCTTCATTTCTGCTTCTCCTGGCAATATGCACAATGCTCTG GTGGCTCATCGTGCTTATATGAATCTGAAGACTATCAGACCAAGCATGGGATTATTGGGGAATCTATTTCATAATAAAAGCATAAGCTGGCCAGAATTTCAACGAGCAGTTCTTGATGGACACAAGAACAGACAAGGGCAGATAAGATTAAGGAAGGAGAAGCAATCAATTTATACGTATCCTGCTCCTGATTGCATGTGTAGAGAGTAA